A genomic region of Rhipicephalus sanguineus isolate Rsan-2018 chromosome 1, BIME_Rsan_1.4, whole genome shotgun sequence contains the following coding sequences:
- the LOC119379380 gene encoding uncharacterized protein LOC119379380 isoform X1, with amino-acid sequence MCGRRSFKICQITIAVWWGAQTPTKTRPQRGFTHSPRGLTNGNDGNSGSPPFVGKDGTPWQPTKHNKICSRHFVNGEKSNDPRSPAYVPTLFPIVYRSTKVPTAHRYERLRSREQHKESVSSCVSPIPGDQEWGGAMEEHASVGTQTDPCTWFSPVDMPSIFFCYLKKGEAETQAVLPRKKESKDASWGTSHSVKDAACDPMNVDHMTTSPGFRGYASVSACPSEKASDILKCIAGVNLTVFTMLQTIVVQAFNVQGNEKITNISNKLLLFLMKLKLNLTFSSLAVLFGLHRTTCLRHFMLILSTLHAKMRPVIYWPSRSTTELMMPDCFKPDYVKCRVIIDCTEVPCAAPNTVHEKVLVYSNYKGTYK; translated from the exons ATGTGTGGTCGCCGAAGCTTCAAGATATGTCAAATAACAATTGCTGTGTGGTGGGGTGCTCAAACGCCTACAAAAACTCGCCCGCAACGCGGTTTTACTCATTCCCCGCGAGGCCTCACGAACGGGAACGACGGAAACAGTGGATCGCCGCCGTTCGTCGGGAAAG ACGGCACACCATGGCAGCCTACCAAACACAACAAGATCTGCAGCCGTCACTTTGTAAATGGTGAGAAGTCAAACGATCCGAGAAGCCCTGCCTACGTGCCAACGTTGTTTCCAATAGTGTACAGGTCCACCAAAGTTCCTACTGCACACAGGTATGAAAG GCTGCGGTCACGTGAGCAGCACAAAGAGTCCGTATCGAGCTGTGTGTCGCCGATTCCTGGTGACCAAGAATGGGGTGGTGCCATGGAAGAGCATGCAAGTGTAG GAACACAGACAGACCCTTGTACATGGTTTTCGCCAGTGGACATGCCAAGCATCTTCTTCTGCTATTTAAAAAAAGGCGAAGCTGAAACGCAG GCTGTTCTTCcgcgcaaaaaagaaagcaaggatGCATCGTGGGGAACATCCCACAGTGTCAAGGACGCTGCATGTGACCCTATGAATGTTGACCACATGACCACAAGCCCAGGCTTCCGTGGTTATGCCAGTGTATCAGCCTGCCCCAGTGAAAAAGCTTCAGATATTCTAAAGTGCATTGCTGGAGTTAACCTGACTGTTTTTACAATGCTTCAAACTATTGTAGTTCAGGCGTTCAATGTTCAAGGAAATGAGAAAATCACAAATATTTCCAACAAATTGCTTCTTTTTTTGATGAAGCTAAAGCTGAACTTAACATTCTCATCCTTGGCTGTGCTATTCGGATTGCACAGAACCACATGTTTGAGGCATTTCATGCTGATCCTGTCCACTCTCCATGCAAAAATGAGGCCTGTAATTTACTGGCCATCACGGTCGACCACAGAGCTTATGATGCCGGACTGTTTCAAGCCCGACTATGTAAAGTGTAGGGTCATTATTGACTGCACGGAAGTGCCCTGTGCTGCGCCAAACACAGTCCATGAGAAAGTGCTGGTGTACTCTAACTACAAAGGGACATACAAGTAA
- the LOC119379380 gene encoding peroxynitrite isomerase THAP4-like isoform X3 — translation MSNNNCCVVGCSNAYKNSPATRFYSFPARPHERERRKQWIAAVRRESEDGTPWQPTKHNKICSRHFVNGEKSNDPRSPAYVPTLFPIVYRSTKVPTAHRYERLRSREQHKESVSSCVSPIPGDQEWGGAMEEHASVGTQTDPCTWFSPVDMPSIFFCYLKKGEAETQAVLPRKKESKDASWGTSHSVKDAACDPMNVDHMTTSPGFRGYASVSACPSEKASDILKCIAGVNLTVFTMLQTIVVQAFNVQGNEKITNISNKLLLFLMKLKLNLTFSSLAVLFGLHRTTCLRHFMLILSTLHAKMRPVIYWPSRSTTELMMPDCFKPDYVKCRVIIDCTEVPCAAPNTVHEKVLVYSNYKGTYK, via the exons ATGTCAAATAACAATTGCTGTGTGGTGGGGTGCTCAAACGCCTACAAAAACTCGCCCGCAACGCGGTTTTACTCATTCCCCGCGAGGCCTCACGAACGGGAACGACGGAAACAGTGGATCGCCGCCGTTCGTCGGGAAAG TGAAGACGGCACACCATGGCAGCCTACCAAACACAACAAGATCTGCAGCCGTCACTTTGTAAATGGTGAGAAGTCAAACGATCCGAGAAGCCCTGCCTACGTGCCAACGTTGTTTCCAATAGTGTACAGGTCCACCAAAGTTCCTACTGCACACAGGTATGAAAG GCTGCGGTCACGTGAGCAGCACAAAGAGTCCGTATCGAGCTGTGTGTCGCCGATTCCTGGTGACCAAGAATGGGGTGGTGCCATGGAAGAGCATGCAAGTGTAG GAACACAGACAGACCCTTGTACATGGTTTTCGCCAGTGGACATGCCAAGCATCTTCTTCTGCTATTTAAAAAAAGGCGAAGCTGAAACGCAG GCTGTTCTTCcgcgcaaaaaagaaagcaaggatGCATCGTGGGGAACATCCCACAGTGTCAAGGACGCTGCATGTGACCCTATGAATGTTGACCACATGACCACAAGCCCAGGCTTCCGTGGTTATGCCAGTGTATCAGCCTGCCCCAGTGAAAAAGCTTCAGATATTCTAAAGTGCATTGCTGGAGTTAACCTGACTGTTTTTACAATGCTTCAAACTATTGTAGTTCAGGCGTTCAATGTTCAAGGAAATGAGAAAATCACAAATATTTCCAACAAATTGCTTCTTTTTTTGATGAAGCTAAAGCTGAACTTAACATTCTCATCCTTGGCTGTGCTATTCGGATTGCACAGAACCACATGTTTGAGGCATTTCATGCTGATCCTGTCCACTCTCCATGCAAAAATGAGGCCTGTAATTTACTGGCCATCACGGTCGACCACAGAGCTTATGATGCCGGACTGTTTCAAGCCCGACTATGTAAAGTGTAGGGTCATTATTGACTGCACGGAAGTGCCCTGTGCTGCGCCAAACACAGTCCATGAGAAAGTGCTGGTGTACTCTAACTACAAAGGGACATACAAGTAA
- the LOC119379380 gene encoding uncharacterized protein LOC119379380 isoform X2: protein MCGRRSFKICQITIAVWWGAQTPTKTRPQRGFTHSPRGLTNGNDGNSGSPPFVGKDGTPWQPTKHNKICSRHFVNGEKSNDPRSPAYVPTLFPIVYRSTKVPTAHRLRSREQHKESVSSCVSPIPGDQEWGGAMEEHASVGTQTDPCTWFSPVDMPSIFFCYLKKGEAETQAVLPRKKESKDASWGTSHSVKDAACDPMNVDHMTTSPGFRGYASVSACPSEKASDILKCIAGVNLTVFTMLQTIVVQAFNVQGNEKITNISNKLLLFLMKLKLNLTFSSLAVLFGLHRTTCLRHFMLILSTLHAKMRPVIYWPSRSTTELMMPDCFKPDYVKCRVIIDCTEVPCAAPNTVHEKVLVYSNYKGTYK, encoded by the exons ATGTGTGGTCGCCGAAGCTTCAAGATATGTCAAATAACAATTGCTGTGTGGTGGGGTGCTCAAACGCCTACAAAAACTCGCCCGCAACGCGGTTTTACTCATTCCCCGCGAGGCCTCACGAACGGGAACGACGGAAACAGTGGATCGCCGCCGTTCGTCGGGAAAG ACGGCACACCATGGCAGCCTACCAAACACAACAAGATCTGCAGCCGTCACTTTGTAAATGGTGAGAAGTCAAACGATCCGAGAAGCCCTGCCTACGTGCCAACGTTGTTTCCAATAGTGTACAGGTCCACCAAAGTTCCTACTGCACACAG GCTGCGGTCACGTGAGCAGCACAAAGAGTCCGTATCGAGCTGTGTGTCGCCGATTCCTGGTGACCAAGAATGGGGTGGTGCCATGGAAGAGCATGCAAGTGTAG GAACACAGACAGACCCTTGTACATGGTTTTCGCCAGTGGACATGCCAAGCATCTTCTTCTGCTATTTAAAAAAAGGCGAAGCTGAAACGCAG GCTGTTCTTCcgcgcaaaaaagaaagcaaggatGCATCGTGGGGAACATCCCACAGTGTCAAGGACGCTGCATGTGACCCTATGAATGTTGACCACATGACCACAAGCCCAGGCTTCCGTGGTTATGCCAGTGTATCAGCCTGCCCCAGTGAAAAAGCTTCAGATATTCTAAAGTGCATTGCTGGAGTTAACCTGACTGTTTTTACAATGCTTCAAACTATTGTAGTTCAGGCGTTCAATGTTCAAGGAAATGAGAAAATCACAAATATTTCCAACAAATTGCTTCTTTTTTTGATGAAGCTAAAGCTGAACTTAACATTCTCATCCTTGGCTGTGCTATTCGGATTGCACAGAACCACATGTTTGAGGCATTTCATGCTGATCCTGTCCACTCTCCATGCAAAAATGAGGCCTGTAATTTACTGGCCATCACGGTCGACCACAGAGCTTATGATGCCGGACTGTTTCAAGCCCGACTATGTAAAGTGTAGGGTCATTATTGACTGCACGGAAGTGCCCTGTGCTGCGCCAAACACAGTCCATGAGAAAGTGCTGGTGTACTCTAACTACAAAGGGACATACAAGTAA